One Coffea eugenioides isolate CCC68of chromosome 2, Ceug_1.0, whole genome shotgun sequence genomic window, AGTGCAGGTTACCCACCAATTGTGTTTGCAATTTATGACCTCTTGGAATCGTGTTTTCATCATTTGAtctttttggccaaatttggcTCTCATTTAAACTTGTTGGTCTATTCTAATGACAGTAATCTGCCAAGAACAACAATTAAGTGTTATGCCTTCAACGTTTTGTCTTATTACGCCTGTATTATGGTCCATTTCATGGACCTTTTTTGTTGGACTGAATTATGTTTAAGATGTATGAATATGATGATCATTTCTCGTTTGGGTTGTTTCAGATGCATGGTCTTGCAGAATATATAGCACAGGTGAGATAATTCATTCTCTCTCATTAGATTTTCTGAGATTTTCAATAGTTTAGTGCCCATTATGGGAGAAGAAATAGGTTAATGCACAGAGTTGATTGGAACCATCTTTCTGATTCTAGGAGGAGATGGAACGAAAGAATGGTTACTGGTGGTCACTGGACAGCAAGTTCTTGGCATTTACACAGGTTGATTCATCTGAGATACCTCTTTTCAGAATCATGCACCAAGGTAAAAGTTCTGTTGGATCAGACGCACAGGAGGACCATGCTTACCCTTTTGCTGGGGGGCCCAATGTCAAAGTGCGCCTTGGGGTGGTTTCTGTTGTTGGAGGTCCTGTGGTGTGGATGGATCTTCTCTGTGGAGAAAAGGTCGAAGCTGATGGTGATGAGGAATATTTAGCAAGAGTAAACTGGATGCATGGAAATATTCTTACTGCTCAGGTTTTGAGTAGATCGCATTCTAAGCTGAAAATCCTCAGGTTTGACATCAAAACAGGCTGTAGGAAAGTCCTTGTGGAAGAAGAGCATGAGACATGGATCACTCTGCATGATTGCTTCACCCCTTTGGATAAAGGACTCAATAAATACCATGGGGGATTTATTTGGGCGAGTGAGAAAACAGGATTTAGACACCTGTATCTTCATGACTCAAATGGAGTTTGCTTGGGACCTATAACTCAAGGAGATTGGATGGTTGAGCAAGTTGCTGGAGTAAATGAGGCTGCTGGCCTCGTATACTTTGCAGGAACTTTAGATGGCCCTTTAGAGTCTCATCTATACTGTGCTAAATTGTTTCCAGATGCAAGCTGTCCGTTGGAGGCCCCATTGAGATTAACTCGAGAAAAGGGAAAACATATAGTTGTCCTTGACCACCAACTGCATAGTTTCATAGATATTCATGATTCACTGGATACACCTCCAAGAATATCTCTTTGCTCCCTACATGATGGCAGCTTAGTTATGCCTTTGTACGAGCAACCGCTGAGCATTCCCAGGTTCAAAAAGCTCCAGATTGAGCCTCCACAGATAGTTCAGATACCAGCAAAAGATGGGACTGCTTTGTATGGGGTGCTATACAAGCCTGATCCTTCAAGATTTGGACCACCACCATATAAAACTATGATTCAAGTCTATGGTGGTCCCAGCATACAGCTAGTCTGTGATTCCTGGGTGAACACTGTAGACATGAGGGCTCAGTACCTTAGAAGCAAAGGCATCCTAGTATGGAAGGTTAGCTGATATTTAGATGAGATCAAACTATTTATCTGATGAAGAatcattttctttgtttctatGCACCCCATTGTACTTTGCAAAAGTGTGCTACACTTGTAATCAGTGCACGATTTGTACCAAGTTTAGATGCCTTCTTAAATTTGTGGAATCTGCCCAAAGGTTGGGATTCCTACACAGAAGATATGTCACAAATAACTTATCTGTTTTCTAGTTTCTTGCCATGACATTGTAACATTCCCAGCTGTTTATTGTAGAAGATACAGGAACAGCTTAATTCTGATCTCGAGTCCTTTCCCTTTTTCAGATGGATAACAGAGGAACTGCTCGACGGGGACTCAAATTTGAAGGTGCACTGAAGTATAATTGTGGCCATATTGATGCTGAAGATCAATTAAGCGGAGCTGAATGGCTAATAAAAAATGGACTAGCTCACCAAGGCCATATCGGATTGTACGGATGGAGCTATGGCGGATACCTCTCAGCTATGTCTTTGGCAAGGTTTCCTGAAGTATTTCGGTGTGCTGTTTCTGGTGCCCCAGTAACGTCATGGGATGGGTATGATACATTTTACACTGAAAAGTACATGGGTTTGCCCGCTGAAAATCCGTCAGGTTATTTGTATAGCTCTGTGATGCACCATGTGGAGAAAATCAAGGGGAAGTTGCTGCTCGTGCATGGTATGATTGATGAAAATGTGCATTTTAGGCACACTGCAAGGCTTGTAAATGCGTTGGTGGCTGCTGGTAAGC contains:
- the LOC113761012 gene encoding uncharacterized protein LOC113761012; protein product: MQSTDANEKEKTLKRRRSLSFDMPVTDPATVQPLDDCFVFPVEEIVQYPLPGFGAPTLVSFSPDDSLVAYLFSPDQSLNRNLFVFDLKSRKQELFFSPPDGGLDENNLSAEEKLRRERSRERGLGVTRYEWVKASSKKKAVMVPLPVGIYIQDFHLQPELKIPSVASSPIIDPHISPDGTMLAYVRDSELHVLNLLYNDSKQLTSSADGINLMHGLAEYIAQEEMERKNGYWWSLDSKFLAFTQVDSSEIPLFRIMHQGKSSVGSDAQEDHAYPFAGGPNVKVRLGVVSVVGGPVVWMDLLCGEKVEADGDEEYLARVNWMHGNILTAQVLSRSHSKLKILRFDIKTGCRKVLVEEEHETWITLHDCFTPLDKGLNKYHGGFIWASEKTGFRHLYLHDSNGVCLGPITQGDWMVEQVAGVNEAAGLVYFAGTLDGPLESHLYCAKLFPDASCPLEAPLRLTREKGKHIVVLDHQLHSFIDIHDSLDTPPRISLCSLHDGSLVMPLYEQPLSIPRFKKLQIEPPQIVQIPAKDGTALYGVLYKPDPSRFGPPPYKTMIQVYGGPSIQLVCDSWVNTVDMRAQYLRSKGILVWKMDNRGTARRGLKFEGALKYNCGHIDAEDQLSGAEWLIKNGLAHQGHIGLYGWSYGGYLSAMSLARFPEVFRCAVSGAPVTSWDGYDTFYTEKYMGLPAENPSGYLYSSVMHHVEKIKGKLLLVHGMIDENVHFRHTARLVNALVAAGKPYELLIFPDERHMPRRHRDRIYMEERIWDFIERNL